The Gigantopelta aegis isolate Gae_Host chromosome 3, Gae_host_genome, whole genome shotgun sequence genome segment TATATTCAAGAAGCTCTGCTTAATGCTATTCCAAAAAAATATCTTGTGGCTATAAATTATGCTAATTACCAGTTGTGAGCTTCCCCTCAACTCAggtacaacatgtacatgtaatgcccTCCataactgaaagaaagaaaagaaagaaatgttttatttaacgacgcactcaacacattttatttacggttatatggttaaggaccacacagatttgagaggaaacccactgtcgccactacatgggctactcttccgattagcagcaagggatcttttatttgcgcttcccacaggcaggatagcacaaaccatggcctttgttgaaccagttatggatcactggtcgatgcaagtggtttacacctacccattgagccttgtggagcactcactcggggtttggagttggtatctggattaaaaatcccatgcctcgactgggatctgaacccagtacctaccagcctgtagaccgatggcctaccatgacgccaccgaggccggtcttccataactgatttttaacattaaacattCCATTTGAatagccccattgggctatttctcgctccacaactggcatatcaaaggccatggtatgtgatatcttgtctgtgggatggtgcatataaaagatcccatgcttctgatggaaaaatatagcgggtttcctctctaaaactatttgttaaaattaacaaatgctCGATATCCAAtagctatttattaataaatcaatgtgctctagtggtgtcgttgaacaaaacaactTCTTCCATTTGAACATTGTGGGGCAGGTAAAGCACTTGATTGATGCgtggtctgtttgggatcgatccctgtcagtgggcccattggactatttcttgttctaaccagtgcatcacaactggtatattaaaggctgtggtatgtgctatcctgtctgtgcaatgatgcatatatatatatatatatatatataaatcccttgctactaatggaaaaatgtagtggattttctctctaagataatatgtaaaaattaccaaatgtttgacatctaatagctctagttgtgtcgttaaccaaaacaaaacatcactCCTTGCTCAAGGCATGTAATAGCCAGGACATTTTGTACAATTAGCAGATTTGTTTATCTTGCTGGCCATTACTTGTACCATAGAGAGAAGAAATCAATAAGCTGAAATCAATATCCACAGAGAAatacacataattattaaaGGTTTATCCCTCACCTATTCATAGtctttattgattttatttaatctgaTGATAATTGTCAGATCATGTGGACATGTAGCTGCCCACCTTTAGTTGACTTTGTTGTCGGTGCAGTACATGCATGTAATATActgatgtccaaaagaaactatatcaATACCGGTACTGTGAGagaatactgaagaaaaaactaaatatgatGCATGTTTAAAACGTATTCATGAGAGTGGTGTTTTGGCATGTTGGGAACAAAAATCTTGTTCCATAAAAGCAGAACCATATTTAACCTCCAGTTTATTTCcataatacaaattataaaagaaattaaataatttttccttgttatagtttcttttggacgtcagtatatagTTGAATAATCACCGATACAGTGTTTGCGTTTCCATTACAGTACTTAGTACTCCTAACCATGTTTTTACAGTACTCATCTTTTTGTAGGTCATGAGAGGAAGTTTACCAGGACATTCACTGTAAGTAAGCCTGAAGATCAAAGCACCATGGCCGAGGCACTACATATACCCCACTCAGCAGGAGATGCCTATAGCAAACCATCAAAAGAACTGCCATCTACCATCAGGAAAGTCCCTTCTGAATCTACCATGCCCCAGGAGATGAATGACCAGATCCCCATGAGCTCGTGTTCCAAAAATGATCCTTATAAGGCATTAGAACGATCTCAGTCTGCTGCCGTCCTGCACTCGCCCCAGGACACACCAGGACCCGACGACAGCAATCTGGAGAGGCTTCATGATGACTGTAGCGGCAATGTCTCCGAGTGTTCCAAGGTCTACATGGATCTCTCGAAGGCCGAAGCTTATGAGAAGGTTGAGCTTGAATCTGGCAGTGGGAGCATGATGAGGATGTCTTCAGGGCGGTTTCTGGAGACCATCGTGCAGGACGAGGAACTCAGCACGGGTGATCTCTCCCACGTGTATGCCAGCCAGCGGTCTCTCTCGGATGACAGCACTCCGAACTTGGGCGGCAGCAGCGAGGACCTGACTGGAAATGAATACTCGTCATCGGAGTCTTCATCATCGGTGATATTTGTTGAGACGTCAGTGTGTCAGTTGCTGAAGAAGAAGGACAAAGCCAATCTGAAGTCGTCCTTCCAGGTCTACTCCCATTCGCTGAAGCAGAAGATCAAGCAACTTCAGATTGGATCTGTTCCGGAGCAGGTGGTCGCCCTTCAGGAATTGAACATTCTGTTGGAGCAAGCCTGGTCCATGCCTGTCTATGGCCGGGACCTGGCTTACAGCCTGTGTGATATCATTCGAaatgaaaaagcttttgatataattataaacaactGTGCTTCTTCCAACAGAGACTTACTTAAAGTCTCGGCTAATCTTCTCGAACAGACCTTGACAACCGAGAATCGTAAACAGTTGGCCAACAACGGCCTTGAAACGGTCATCAGAATGATCTGCGAGGCTCGTGGCAACTGTGATCTGGCTCGCCCGACGACCGGTATTCTCGTGAGTCTGTTCAAGATTTCTGAAGAAACATGCACCAAAGTCATTAGTCTTGGTGGTTTAGACGTTATCATCTACTGGTGCCGATGCAGTGATCGCTTGACTCTCAGACACTGCGCCATGGCCCTGGCGAACCTTGCCCTGTATGGAGGCCCCGAAAACCAGTACGCCATGGCCCACAATAAAGTTCCAGAGTGGCTGTTTCCATTGGCATTCATCGACGATGACAGTGTGCGATATTATGCCTGCCTTTCGATCGCTGTGCTTGTGGCGAACAAAGAGATTGAAAACGTTGTTGAAAGTTCCGGCACTCTTGACCTAGTTTTGCCATTTCTGGCCAATCATGACCCGGCCGACTTTGCCAGGATGGATAAATCTCACCAACATGGGCGGTCCCTCGGGTGGCTGAAACGACTCGTTCCCATACTGTCCAGCAAGCGAGAGGAAGCCCAAGCTTTGGCAGCTTTCCATTTTGCCATGGAGGCTGGAATCAAGTCAGAGCAAAATAGAAAAGaggtttgattttttaaatacatatatataccataaccatttacatttcatttcatttcaactcattttcaTACCTATATCTAATTAGGGTTCAAGTGcgttgtcatgggcacacacctcggctatctgtgctgtctgtccaggaaagtgggttagtggttagtgagaaagaaatgggtgtagtggtcttacatctaccccaCTGAGtcttattcatttcaacttatttttgtgcttatatccagttaaggttcaagcacgctgtcctgggtacacacctcagctatctgggttgtctgtccaggacagtgggttagttgttagtgagagagaagagggtgtacctaccagccttatctccgatggtttaaccacgacaccaccgaggctggttgccCTTAACATCATTTTGAGAAAAACATGGTTTAGCTGCAACATGACGTAGCATGTATCACAAAGAACAAGTTTAACCTCCTGTTCAATGGGAATAGATAGCGTTTTGATTGAAAGTTTACTGTTATATTGTTGAGATTTATTAACAGTAACATCAATATGGCTTCATTACTAAGTGCAAAATTTGGAAATTGGCATAATGTATTGTGTTCTGGAAATTGACTCTTTATAAAGATCTATATATACACCTTTACTTTGCtctaacagtacatgtatatggcctgccattgtaacatgacTTACAACAGGTTTTTGAtatatagaaattaatacatgagtgaccgttagataccatttatctcacaacgagttgttttaaaatgtatctaacgagcaaaagcgagtttgatacgtttttaaacaacgagttgcgagataaatggtatctaatggacacaaatgtattattctatttcttacatatccgcaAATACCaggttttaacatctttttggactaaaagttatttacagccgttgcatttGTAGCATgacacagacacatgattgtcaggttaactatacgtcacaatgtaatctatttccaccgtgttgctTTTCACTGGCTgcttggcactggtgacctggtcatcatctaggagcagccagtcgtatgtcatgaaattgttaatacacattcgtgtgttaacaacccatgtgttatcaaaaataatgcatggtgttctcaccaacgggtgtgtaagaaacaagTATTCATGCATGCCTTCTAAACTAGGATTCttcttattacatgtatgttttgttcttgtttgcAACACAATGGTATCATTATTGGATAGCAGTTGCAGGCATAAACAAGAGTTAGGTCCACTGATGTCAGTTTAAGGAgaacaatgttttgtttcaaacCATCATGACATCATGAATATATGTACAGTACACTACTGGTTCATATCAGCCATATAATGGGATTTTATACATTTTGGGATTAATACAGCTGCATGTATATCAAATGATCATATATATGttcagggttttatttctaaaatttgacttggctttgactttgggaattttagcattgttttacaaaattttgggaattttcagtttcatttaataAACATCTGAGTATAGCCTTGTTAGAATCGAAAAGactaatactatacatgtatgctagtatttattcaaattaatatctagtcttatgtattatgtttcaaaatatgcctttatataattataaaaaatgagaattatttacattgattgggaattttttattccaaaattgggaataaaaaatgacACAGATTTTGAGGAATGGTGGGGAGTAGTGCCAattatcggagtctagaaacataggtcATAAAACCCTGATGTTAGATTAACAATTTCTccagtttgtttaaaaactgaATACTTCATTACTGGTGTATACCCAGTGCATGtgtaaatacgttttagttCTTAAGACACTGTTTGTCTATGATTATTACAGATTTGTGTCTATGATTATTACGGATTTGTGTCTATGATTATTACTGATATGTGGCTATGATTATTACTGATATGTGTCTATGGTTATTACTGATACATGTGTCTATGATTATTACTGATATGTGTCTATGATTATTACTGATATGTATATGATTATTACTTATTTGTGTCTATGATTATTATTGATATGTGTCTATGATTATTACTGATACATGTCTATGATTATTAATAATGCATGTAACTAAATCATCTTCTTTTTAATAAGGAGCTGTACAAAGTGGGCTGTGTTGAGCCACTCAAGCGCATGGCGGGTGCCCCTAACACGATTGCCTCCAAACTGGCGGGTATTGCACTGCATATCATTGGAGAAGAAATTCCACACAAACTGTCGACACAGGTACCACTCTGGACTGTGGAGGATGTCACATATTGGGTGTCACAGGTGTGTgtcataaacatatttattacatacttagTCAATCAAATTAtagtaataaatacattttcaaaccgtgtgataaatatatctagtatcgcacatatgtgtgattTGGACTAGGActcatattcacaaaatattgtaagtctagttttacaagtaaacataaatctatgactaaaGAGCTAGTCACGAAACAACGTAAACATAAGTTAcatgtaaagttggacgtaaatataagagtgcctccggttACAACTAATGCTGCACGTAAGtcttgtacatataataaatcaagcatgatcgctgttatttactattatttatggAAAATAGCAGCATTTGCAATAATCGAAGCAGCTTGCGATGGCGATCCGCCTACagattgaacatattttagtTTGTGATCAAATGGATGTTTTCAACTTGGTcacatttctcctgagttatcttttcctttttaagaatgtCCTAAAGTTTGTACCAAAATGcggatcctcaccaataccaaacTGCCATGGTTCGCcgtgttattgttagcagacaacaaatgaaattgcgttttgcgcatttgttattaaCTCGTAGCCATTGTttctaatgggtttttttttaaatttctacaGTGAGAGAGTTacaatcgtagatttacgttcaactaagttacgtttacgtTTACgtccatctttgagaataaggtgcttcttgcacgtaaacgtaaatctacggaaGACGTAAGTGGTAGATGTAATTTTTCACCTTTtcgtgaatatgggtccagaacTTTTAAACATTGGAAGAAATTAACAGTTACAGCGACTCATGGCATCAGAGCGCACACATGAAATGTGGAATTTCAGACACCGATGAATTTGGAAAAACAAATCTGGTAGCCCGGCAGAGTACCTGGTTTAAACATCTGGCAGCCTGAATGAaaattggtagccaaaacacTCTGGGCTACTGCTAAGGtatccattagccaatgatttattaatcaatgtactctaatggtgccgaccggcctcggtggcgtcgtggtaggccatcggtctacaggctggtaggtactggattcggatcccagtcgaggcatgggatgtttaatccagatactgactccaaaccctgagtgagtgctccgcaaggctcaatgggtaggtgtaaaccacttgcaccgaccagtgatccataactggttcaacaaaggccatggtttgtgctatcctgcctgtgggaagcgcaaataaaagatcttttgctgctaatcggaagagtagcccatgtagtggcgacagcgggtttcctctcaaaatctgtgtggtccttaaccatatgtctgatgccatataaccgtaaataaaatgtgttgagtgcgtcgttaaataaaacattctttctttctaattgtgccgttaaaaaaccccaatcttTTAACTGTTACTTATTCacttatattaatttattttatttttttacccagGTTGGATTTGAGGACTACTCAGCCGATTTTGAGACATGTCAGGTGGACGGAGATCTTCTGCTGCGACTGACAGACGATGAGTTGTCAGACAGTCTGCACATGGCGTGCAAGATCACCAGAAAGAGGTTTGGAAAAAACAGACCTTCTGTTTCGACTCAAACCTGCAGACTTGCCTTTCCATCCTGTAACACTTGTTAAATTTgagaggcgagacgtagcccagtgttaaaacactctcttgatgtgcggtcggtttaggatcgatccccatcggtgggcccattgggttatttctcattccagctggtgcaccacgactggtatatcaaaggctgtggtatgtgctatcctgtctgtaggatggtgcatataaaaagagctcttgctactaatagaaaaatgtagcaggttttcactCTAAGACcgtatgccaaaattaccaaatgattgacatccaatagccgatgattaataaatcaatgtgctctagtggtgtcgttaaacaaaacaaactgtttaactactgtagaatactttattttcgcgtggaatttattttcgcgtttttcgcgtgtgaatgaaattcgtgaaaatatattccatgCGAAAATAAAGGccgacaaaaaaataaaataatatgtagtctcgttcaactataccacattagtttccgatgtacgaagctagtagtaacaaagcggtgctccctcctgtcacggaacaaaccacaaaacacaaaagctgtttaaaactttaaatcaagaacatgatgataagtacatacatgataataaaacaatactaacactaaaaagcTTTATGCTGTTTTCCTTCGCATGTGCTAGCGATCAGTTCATCAGACAGTCTACACGTGTTCAACGACGGAAGTCAACatgcattatcacagtatattaaaaatgtggaagtgaaaaaatCCGGACTGGGctataacaattataaggatTAAGAAAAACTGCATGCGGTATAAAGCACCTTCTGTAAGCTTATtaacttgtaaacaataaagtcttgattggttaaagcaggaaaactattgttttatgtgtatagcactcgtgtgtacatgtaggattagttctacagattagcataacaaccggcaaaactaagttcagtttttaaaacaaaattattgacatctgtacttcgttgtttttttattgatgggggttgggggatttgcgaaaataaatgttcgcgaattgacccattttcattaaatcgcgaaaatttgatcccgcgaaaacaaagtattctacagtattAAATTTGCCAAACACAAACAGtgtctacagttttaataaacttctAATCTTTCCTCCCTGTGGCTGATTTTATTCATGCAAAACATGAACAccactacagttttaataattaaacagaTGCGATTTTACTATCAGTAGATATCATCAACAAACCTTGATGGAAGCATACAACTCTGGTGGCATTACTTAATAGAATAACGGTGCAGTGTAGCTTATGGTTGAGCTTTTGCTAAGGTATAAGTGAAAATTCACAATCATAAATGTTCTCTTATGTCTTTTCATGTTTCAGAtgtagtaatattttatataagatttttaaaaaactgatTCACTGCAGTGTTTAGCAaaccagattttttttaaagattatttgtttagatatattttccattttctAACTGCTTCTTGCAGGAATTGAATTGTTATCTTCAATTGGTGATGTTTTGAAATTTGGTGAACCTTTCATCTTTAATACTTGTAATACTAATTTACTTGTGGTGTAGCAGAagtattttttctttgttaGTGTACGTGCTaccaacatttttgtttttttggaagAAAATATAGTAAAATGCCAGAAGCCTTTAATATTACTAAATTACtctcaattaaaaaaatgtatacaaatttattttattttaattccagATTTCTCAGGGAGCTGAAAGACCTGAAGGTCACGGCCAACTATACATCATGTGACCCAAGCAAGCTTGCTGATTGGCTGCTGGAACTTGGTCCTGACTTTTCCCAGTACACCTACCAGCTGTTACACAGTGGGGTGGACAAGACAGTGCTGCCCTCACTGACAGACGATCTACTTAAAGATTGTGGTATCGTCAATGGTATCCACCGAATGCTCATTCTTCAGAAGATAAAAGGCAaatattttgttgaataatttcAGCTCTATAACAGAATTCATCAAGCTTTGCTTGCTTACACCATTTGaccatttaaattttaatcaagAGAAGGCttaatgaacaagaaaagccATGTAAGAtacagagttacttcccttctagTTCCGTAGTGTTTTATGTACTAATACCGGTtttggtggcatcgtggttaggccatcaaacgtaaggctggtaggtacagggttcacagctcggtactggctcccacccagagcgagttttaatgactctgtgggtaggtataaggccactacaccctcatctctctcactaaccactaacaattaacaactaacctactgatctggacagacagcccagatagctgaggtgtgtgcccaggacagtgtgcttgaaccttaattggatataaacacgaaaataagttgaaattaaatgaaatgtaataaataagttTACAGCTATTTTTAAAGGTTGTTAGAGATATTTTTCATTGCGTATCATCATGTTTCCTCATTGCATGTTGTCactcaaaaaaattaatattaactgctttttttttttttaataaatagaactatattttGATTAATTGTGAACTATACACCAAGATACTTTTCAAACTTCATTAACTTGCTATTTATGTTAACCGTTTAGCTGTTCTTCATAGTGTAGACAGTGTAGTgtaatgtttctttatttttttaaaactctacTTTACACCATACATGTTTATGATAGGCAAAACATTTATCTGCAAAGAATTCATGTTTCATTTGATCAGAACCTTAAGTCAGTGATGGTGTATATGATGACAGACTCCTCAGTTCCTGGTTTGTTTTTCAGGTGTGAGTACACCAGGTCATGTGTCGTCTGATCTGGATGTTCCAGACAGTTTCCAGAATAAAAGTATCGATGCCTTTATCAGCTACAGGAGGTCAAATGGCTCGCAGTTAGCCAGGTGAGACACATTTCTCTCTATTACTATAATATGTTACGGGCAGAATCTGACTTGgtcagtagagcactcaccAGAGGTGCTCgcatcataggatcaaacctcctcagTGGAGCTCATTCGCTGATTGGTATTTTCCCAGTCCTGGgccgggacatagcccagtagtatagcgttcgctcgatgcacggtcagggtgggatcgatcccgtcggtgggccattgggctatttctcgttccagccagtgcaccacgactggtatatcaaaggccgtggtatgttctaccctgtctgtgggatagtgcatataaaagatcccttgctgataatcggaaagagtagcccatgaagtggtgcaagcgggtttactctctcaatatctgtgtggtccttaaccatatgtctgatgccatataaccgtaaataaaaatgtgttgagtgcgtctttaaataaaacatgtctttctttttccagtcccaaccagtgacccacgactggtatatcgaaggatatggtatgtgatgtcctgtctgtgggaaagtgcataattaataaggattccttgctgctactgGAAAAGTGTAGTGTCTTTCCCTCTAAGACGTCGTGTCAAAAaggatcaaatgtttgacatcttatagccaatgattaataaatcagtgtgctcgagtggtgttattaaaccaaacaaacttttaagtaTATTTGAAAGGGCAAAACATACAAGTTCCTCTCAATGTCTTGTAAGAGCGTGAgagcaaaacaaatgttttcttttgtcttaACATAAGGTCTGTGTACCTAATTTGAATCACTCTTACTCAAAGTTCTTATTTCCTACCAAAAATGCTAGGTGCTTATTAaatcattcgttcattcattcattcattcattcaataaacATTGAAGTTCCTTTTCCAAGGGTTGGATTTCTCAACAGAATAAAATAAGCTTTAACTGCACATTGATGCCTGCATGTCTTTAATAATTCATTCTACCACATGACACTGCCATAGTACAGGCATCGGAATAAGCATTgcgtctggtaacccatttacaggttacgacaaaatatagcctgttaccacaactatattatggaagttagaattgaattcctgtcaCTACTACTTTTAACACCCTTACATGTGTGCCAGATGATtattgtagtatacatgtatttatgattcATTCCATATCTTATCACTGTTCCTAAATTAAATGTTCTTGCAAACTACTCGGCACAGATCTTGTTCACGCTGCTAAAACGCGGACATTCTGAAATTATATTGATGTGCGTGAACATTGGTACGAGAAACGAAACCCGGAAGTAAAttttatctagtgggcgctgcttaaacgcgaATTGTCGAAATTGCTTGCagaagtccggaatgcattgtCTGATTTATGTTTGGAAACAAAATTACCGTTACGTTGAAATTTTTGCCGAGAACGACAaacgacttttcttacatgtggtaacctcccggtaacccgTTCTtgacttattttgatgcctgatAGTACAGGAGtaattttagctccccttagtaTATGAAATTATATGGTATCTAAAATGGCTTTTAATAATCTAAGTTAAAGGGGAAAGTAATcactctttatttttttttcattttcattttaagttCTGCATATGGTCACAAGTAGGCAAAAGTAAACCATAAAAAATCATTATAGttactattaaaataaacatatatacatgtatattactcaGTCAAATTTCATTGTTTGTCTGTTTCAGTTTACTAAAAGTCCATCTTCAGCTACGAGGTTTTTCGGTGTTTATTGATATTGAACGGCTCCGTGCCGGCAAATTTGATGAAAACCTGTTACTGAGTGTGAGGATGGCTAAAAACTTTATCATTGTGTTGACGCCCAACGCCTTGGACCGGTGTATGGGAGATGATGACAAGTCAGATTGGGTCCATAAGGTATGGAAAGCAGAAAGAacgtttgtttaaa includes the following:
- the LOC121368674 gene encoding NAD(+) hydrolase SARM1-like, with the translated sequence MFVMILCCIRYAYPHKWELEYPNININRARVRWGMSCFSTAAFEIVPRCISYVVVYLKGHERKFTRTFTVSKPEDQSTMAEALHIPHSAGDAYSKPSKELPSTIRKVPSESTMPQEMNDQIPMSSCSKNDPYKALERSQSAAVLHSPQDTPGPDDSNLERLHDDCSGNVSECSKVYMDLSKAEAYEKVELESGSGSMMRMSSGRFLETIVQDEELSTGDLSHVYASQRSLSDDSTPNLGGSSEDLTGNEYSSSESSSSVIFVETSVCQLLKKKDKANLKSSFQVYSHSLKQKIKQLQIGSVPEQVVALQELNILLEQAWSMPVYGRDLAYSLCDIIRNEKAFDIIINNCASSNRDLLKVSANLLEQTLTTENRKQLANNGLETVIRMICEARGNCDLARPTTGILVSLFKISEETCTKVISLGGLDVIIYWCRCSDRLTLRHCAMALANLALYGGPENQYAMAHNKVPEWLFPLAFIDDDSVRYYACLSIAVLVANKEIENVVESSGTLDLVLPFLANHDPADFARMDKSHQHGRSLGWLKRLVPILSSKREEAQALAAFHFAMEAGIKSEQNRKEELYKVGCVEPLKRMAGAPNTIASKLAGIALHIIGEEIPHKLSTQVPLWTVEDVTYWVSQVGFEDYSADFETCQVDGDLLLRLTDDELSDSLHMACKITRKRFLRELKDLKVTANYTSCDPSKLADWLLELGPDFSQYTYQLLHSGVDKTVLPSLTDDLLKDCGIVNGIHRMLILQKIKGKYFTPQFLVCFSGVSTPGHVSSDLDVPDSFQNKSIDAFISYRRSNGSQLASLLKVHLQLRGFSVFIDIERLRAGKFDENLLLSVRMAKNFIIVLTPNALDRCMGDDDKSDWVHKEIVAAMDSGCKIIPLLDNFEWPSSNTLPDDLNNLRFFNGIRWIHDYQDACVDKLEQFLRGEISPSLPEKHNNPLLAKTKPGTVERGAASHQTPKASDSHTPPSSATS